A DNA window from Takifugu flavidus isolate HTHZ2018 chromosome 15, ASM371156v2, whole genome shotgun sequence contains the following coding sequences:
- the depdc5 gene encoding GATOR complex protein DEPDC5 isoform X9, with amino-acid sequence MLTFSCNLICFRMRTNKSYKLVLHKKGFGGSDDELVVNPKVFPQVCLRDIIEIAHPTDEYSPLLLQVKNLKEDLQKETISVDQTVAQAFKLRAYQDVIVNVINPKDVTLDLVELTFKDQYIGRGDMWRLKKCLVSTCAYVTQKVEFAGIRAQASELWLKGEKVTCGYISEDTRVVFRSTSAMVYIFIQMSSEMWDFDIYGDLYFEKAVNGFLSDLFAKWKEKNCSHEVTVVLFSRTFYNAKTVDEFPEVLRGSIRQDQECRFFEDFYRVVAQNERRDEWMSLLVSIKKLFVKYPLLVRLEETDGGPVGYNSTAAQGNYLEAINLSFNVFDKHYINRNFDRTGQMSVVITPGVGVFEVDRQLMILTKQRMIDNGIGVDLVCMGEQPLHAVPLFKLHNRMMGVDSHVGDDYHLPHWINHSFYTSKSQTSCSSFTPRITVAGLKLTTEKFRFNKDHTLCSPKDTESSLPIQVDYDAHDIQVFRLPGPSRFKRTPNFRLGRDKEIGGRKSLGSLEVTACIGVSPPVRFEGPEEHKSVTSNDSLGSVSNVLLIPRLPSAQYEVSSSLGYTSTREMLEKMESQRDSSAPGRFTVGSAESPRHIRPGCYTPQRALINPFTPSRMPMKLTSNRRRWMHTFPIGLPTHCASLFDDCPLSSADPTLLLFAPLTVPSFCCTVGVDWKSLTTPACLPLTTDYFPDRQTLQNDYTEGCYDLLPHSDLDRREEEATVRTASEVFEEFICQRLMQGYQIIVQTHNRKPQPSVSTPLGSSPLYSRGLVSLRRAEEKENVYWLSMGRTFHKVCLKDKIISVTRYLPKYPCETAQIQYSYSLCPSHSEGQFVSCWVEFGHERLEEYKWNYLDQYICSAGSEDFSLIDSLKFWRTRFLLLPAGGARRMADGEGHWDIYGEAVGTAMGGSGDWVLLDNFIRFLEGLNRIRRRHRSDRIIRQKGTPMKGLQVAGTLPSYSSEHMAPPQGKKGTSALSVLLEMEQKTLDEQQGTKPSTAVADPSGIATNLMYLDSPRKDGGFILEFIRSPHSSNTYHSQLPVEASEVADRGLQPTVAPGAAVQPVGELASCSNTGDTSGNSAVQSLSLSSSPTLMEILEAIKHPMTGVQLLPEQRGLPLNCFFSAEVVHWLINNVEGVTTQGIAVDIMQKMLDEGLVAHASGDMMRTFIYGFYCYRIVGEKDGSNSQPPSTTAGGWPAAALEDFALFQGKWFEVAFVVEEQLHCDLPVFLLPWLPSRPSSYASRHSSFSRSFGGRSQAAALLAATVPEQKMVTLDVDVNNRSDRMEWCSCYYHGNFFLNTAFEIKLHWMAVTAAVLFEMVQGWHRKAASCGFLLIPALEFPFALTSSLYGDPLRAQHFISLNIHCLLKNGSDNLFEGFEPETYWDRMQFFQEAILYRFGFVHDKFSVSTFSFPSENKPQYIHITGTVFLQLPYFKRKHSSGQQRRRRNSTTSNNQGLFGGEECVGYYWAYNTMLTKSWRAGVLGDEKLADRLLRDFSDFCANKDNRLLNFWDSCQEKMNTSTP; translated from the exons atgttaACGTTCAGCTGCAATTTGAT CTGTTTCAGGATGAGAACAAATAAGTCCTATAAACTTGTTTTACACAAGAAAGGCTTTGGTGGCAGCG ATGACGAACTGGTTGTGAACCCCAAGGTTTTTCCTCAAGTATGTCTGCGGGATATAATTGAGATAGCCCACCCCACTGATGAATATAG CCCTCTCCTACTTCAAGTCAAAAACCTTAAAGAAGACCTTCAGAAAG AGACAATCAGTGTTGACCAGACTGTAGCACAAGCCTTCAAACTACGGGCTTACCAGGATGTCATTGTCAACGTTATCAATCCAAAG GATGTAACACTAGACCTGGTGGAACTGACGTTCAAAGATCAATACATTGGCAGAGGAGACATGTGGAGATTAAAAAAGTGTTTG GTAAGCACCTGTGCTTATGTGACACAGAAGGTGGAATTTGCAGGAATCAG AGCCCAGGCCAGTGAACTGTGGTTAAAGGGTGAAAAAGTGACCTGTGGGTACATCAGTGAGGACACCCGG GTGGTGTTTCGCTCCACATCTGCCATGGTTTACATCTTTATCCAGATGAGTAGTGAGATGTGGGACTTTGATATTTATG GTGATCTCTACTTTGAGAAAGCTGTGAATGGATTCCTCTCTGATCTTTTTGCCAAATGGAAG GAAAAGAATTGCAGCCATGAGGTGACAGTTGTTCTTTTCTCACGTACATTCTACAATGCCAAAACAGTTG ATGAATTTCCTGAAGTTCTCAGAGGGTCAATTAGGCAGGACCAGGAATGCCGTTTTTTTGAAGACTTTTACAG GGTTGTTGCTCAGAATGAGAGGCGTGATGAGTGGATGTCATTGCTGGTCTCTATAAAGAAGCTTTTTGTTAAGTATCCATTGCTGGTGCGGCTTGAAGAAACAG ATGGTGGCCCGGTTGGTTATAACTCTACTGCAGCTCAAGGAAACTATCTGGAAGCCATTAATCTTTCCTTCAATG TGTTTGACAAGCATTACATCAACCGTAACTTTGACCGCACTGGCCAGATGTCGGTGGTCATCACACCTGGGGTTGGAGTGTTTGAAGTTGACCGCCAGCTCATGATTCTTACCAAACAGCGTATGATTGATAATG GTATCGGGGTGGACTTGGTGTGTATGGGGGAACAGCCTCTACATGCAGTACCATTATTCAAG CTGCACAACAGGATGATGGGTGTGGACTCTCATGTAGGAGATGATTATCACCTTCCTCACTGGATCAACCACAG CTTCTATACCTCCAAAAGTCAAACCTCTTGTAGCTCCTTCACCCCTCGAATCACAGTGGCTGGACTCAAG CTCACTACAGAGAAGTTCAGATTCAACAAGGACCACA CTCTCTGTTCTCCAAAGGACACTGAAAGCAGTCTGCCTATACAGGTGGACTACGATGCCCATGATATCCAGGTGTTCAGATTACCTGGTCCATCACGATTTAAGAGGACTCCTAATTTTAG GTTAGGGCGAGACAAAGAGATAGGTGGAAGAAAAAGTTTGGGCTCCCTGGAAGTGACTGCATGCATAGGGGTATCCCCCCCTGTTCGGTTTGAAGGTCCTGAAGAGCATAAAAGTGTAACATCAAATGATAGTTTAGGCTCCGTGTCCAATGTGCTGCTCATTCCCCGTCTACCTTCAGCCCAGTATGAAGTTAGCAGTTCCTTGGGATACACGAGCACCAGAG AAATGTTAGAGAAGATGGAGTCACAGAGGGACTCCAGTGCACCAGGAAGATTTACAGTGGGGAGTGCTGAGTCCCCAAGGCACATCCGTCCTGGATGCTACACCCCCCAAAGAGCACTCATCAATCCTTTCACCCCATCAAGGATGCCTATGAAGCTAACCTCCAACCGCCGGCGTTGGATGCACACCTTCCCCATAG GACTTCCAACCCACTGTGCCTCCTTATTTGATGACTGTCCCCTCAGCAGTGCTGACCCAA CCCTCCTGCTGTTTGCACCCTTGACAGTGCCCAGCTTTTGTTGTACAGTGGGGGTGGATTGGAAGTCTTTGACGACACCAGCTTGTCTGCCCCTCACCACGGACTATTTTCCAGATCGCCAAACCCTTCAGAATGATTATACTGAAGGCTGCTATGACCTGCTACCACACAGTGACCTGGACAG gCGGGAAGAAGAAGCAACTGTAAGAACAGCTTCCGAAGTGTTTGAGGAGTTTATCTGTCAGAGACTGATGCAGGGGTATCAAATCATTGTTCAGACTCATAACAGGAAGCCTCAGCCATCTGTGTCCACACCTCTTGGCAGCAGCCCTCTTTACTCCAGAG GCTTGGTTTCCCTGCGTCgagcagaagagaaggagaatgTTTATTGGCTCAGCATGGGCCGTACCTTCCATAAAGTTTGCCTCAAAGACAAAATAATCAGTGTAACTCGCTATTTGCCAAA GTACCCGTGTGAGACTGCTCAGATCCAGTACAGTTACAGCCTTTGTCCATCACACTCAGAGGGTCAATTTGTGTCCTGTTGGGTGGAGTTTGGTCATGAACGGCTGGAAGAATACAAGTGGAACTATCTGGACCAGTACATCTGCTCTGCTGGGTCTGAGGACTTTAG TTTGATAGACTCTCTAAAGTTTTGGAGGACTCGGTTCTTGCTTCTGCCTGCTGGGGGAGCAAGGCGAATGGCAGATGGTGAAGGGCACTGGGATATTTATGGAGAGGCAGTGGGTACTGCAATGGGCGGATCTGGGGACTGGGTCTTGCTGGACAACTTCATCCGCTTCCTGGAGGGCCTGAACCGCATTCGTCGCCGACATCGCTCGGACAGGATCATTAGA CAAAAGGGGACACCAATGAAAGGCCTGCAGGTTGCTGGTACTCTCCCTTCTTATTCTTCTGAACACATGGCTCCTCCTCAAGGCAAAAAGGGCACATCTGCATTATCAGTCTTACTGGAGATGGAGCAGAA GACACTGGATGAACAGCAGGGAACAAAGCCCTCAACAGCTGTTGCTGACCCCTCTGGTATTGCAACAAATCTCATGTATCTGGACAGTCCTCGCAAG GATGGTGGCTTCATTTTGGAATTTATTCGTAGCCCTCATTCTTCCAACACCTATCACTCTCAG TTGCCTGTTGAAGCCAGTGAAGTGGCGGACAGAGGACTCCAGCCAACAGTTGCACCTGGAGCAGCAGTCCAGCCTGTAGGAGAGCTTGCATCTTGTAGCAACACAGGAGACACCAG TGGAAATTCTGCAGTGCAGTCGCTTTCTTTGTCATCATCCCCAACACTCATGGAGATCCTGGAGGCTATAAAACATCCAAT GACAGGTGTACAACTCCTTCCAGAGCAAAGAGGCCTGCCTCTCAATTGCTTTTTTAGTGCGGAGGTGGTTCACTGGCTGATTAACAACGTGGAAGGGGTAACGACACAAGGCATAGCTGTAGATATCATGCAG AAAATGTTGGATGAAGGTTTGGTGGCCCATGCTTCTGGAGACATGATGCGTACCTTCATTTATGGATTCTACTGCTACAGGATTGTTGGAGAGAAGGATG gttcAAATTCCCAGCCTCCTTCCACAACAGCAGGGGGctggcctgcagcagctctggaggactTTGCCCTGTTCCAGGGAAAGTGGTTTGAGGTGGCCTTTGTGGTGGAAGAGCAGCTCCATTGCGATCTCCCAGTTTTTCTCCTGCCCTGGCTCCCCAGCAGGCCGTCCTCCTATGCAAGTAGGCATAGCTCATTCAGCCGCAGTTTTGGAGGACGCAGTCAGGCCGCTGCATTGCTAG CTGCCACTGTTCCAGAGCAGAAAATGGTCACTCTGGATGTGGATGTGAACAATCGCAGTGACCGGATGGAGTGGTGCAGCTGTTATTACCATGGCAACTTCTTCCTCAACACTGCCTTTGAGATCAAGCTTCACTGGATGGCTGTCACTGCTGCAGTACTCTTTGAGATG GTTCAGGGCTGGCACAGGAAAGCAGCATCATGTGGCTTCCTCTTGATCCCTGCACTGGAGTTTCCTTTTGCACTAACCTCCTCCCTGTATGGAGATCCCCTCAGAGCCCAGCACTTCATTTCTCTGAACATCCACTGCCTTCTAAAGAATGGCAGTGACAATCTGTTTGAAG GCTTTGAACCAGAGACCTACTGGGATAGGATGCAGTTCTTTCAGGAGGCCATACTTTACAG GTTTGGATTTGTGCATGACAAATTTTCAGTTTCAACCTTTAGTTTCCCTTCGGAGAATAAGCCCCAGTACATCCACATAACAG GTACCGTCTTCTTGCAGCTGCCATACTTCAAGAGGAAGCATTCAAGTGGGCAGCAACGTCGACGCCGGAACTCTACCACTTCTAACAACCAGGGGCTGTTTGGTGGGGAGGAGTGTGTTGGCTACTATTGGGCCTACAACACTATGCTGACCAAGTCCTGGAGGGCAGGCGTGCTCGGGGATGAGAAGCTCGCCGACCGCCTCCTCAGAGACTTCAGCGACTTCTGTGCCAACAAAGACAACAGACTGTTAAACTTCTGGGACAGCTGTCAGGAGAAAATGAACACCAGCACTCCCTGA
- the depdc5 gene encoding GATOR complex protein DEPDC5 isoform X6, translating to MNIALPHTPLIPSPLLLQVKNLKEDLQKETISVDQTVAQAFKLRAYQDVIVNVINPKDVTLDLVELTFKDQYIGRGDMWRLKKCLVSTCAYVTQKVEFAGIRAQASELWLKGEKVTCGYISEDTRVVFRSTSAMVYIFIQMSSEMWDFDIYGDLYFEKAVNGFLSDLFAKWKEKNCSHEVTVVLFSRTFYNAKTVDEFPEVLRGSIRQDQECRFFEDFYRVVAQNERRDEWMSLLVSIKKLFVKYPLLVRLEETDGGPVGYNSTAAQGNYLEAINLSFNVFDKHYINRNFDRTGQMSVVITPGVGVFEVDRQLMILTKQRMIDNGIGVDLVCMGEQPLHAVPLFKLHNRMMGVDSHVGDDYHLPHWINHSFYTSKSQTSCSSFTPRITVAGLKLTTEKFRFNKDHTLCSPKDTESSLPIQVDYDAHDIQVFRLPGPSRFKRTPNFRLGRDKEIGGRKSLGSLEVTACIGVSPPVRFEGPEEHKSVTSNDSLGSVSNVLLIPRLPSAQYEVSSSLGYTSTREMLEKMESQRDSSAPGRFTVGSAESPRHIRPGCYTPQRALINPFTPSRMPMKLTSNRRRWMHTFPIGPSGEAIQIHHQMRQNMADLQGQQTNPAHGSAELLELVCPEATGRKTLSGQVGETGLYVGGLMEELTANPESNGGLPTHCASLFDDCPLSSADPTLLLFAPLTVPSFCCTVGVDWKSLTTPACLPLTTDYFPDRQTLQNDYTEGCYDLLPHSDLDRREEEATVRTASEVFEEFICQRLMQGYQIIVQTHNRKPQPSVSTPLGSSPLYSRGLVSLRRAEEKENVYWLSMGRTFHKVCLKDKIISVTRYLPKYPCETAQIQYSYSLCPSHSEGQFVSCWVEFGHERLEEYKWNYLDQYICSAGSEDFSLIDSLKFWRTRFLLLPAGGARRMADGEGHWDIYGEAVGTAMGGSGDWVLLDNFIRFLEGLNRIRRRHRSDRIIRQKGTPMKGLQVAGTLPSYSSEHMAPPQGKKGTSALSVLLEMEQKTLDEQQGTKPSTAVADPSGIATNLMYLDSPRKDGGFILEFIRSPHSSNTYHSQLPVEASEVADRGLQPTVAPGAAVQPVGELASCSNTGDTSGNSAVQSLSLSSSPTLMEILEAIKHPMTGVQLLPEQRGLPLNCFFSAEVVHWLINNVEGVTTQGIAVDIMQKMLDEGLVAHASGDMMRTFIYGFYCYRIVGEKDGSNSQPPSTTAGGWPAAALEDFALFQGKWFEVAFVVEEQLHCDLPVFLLPWLPSRPSSYASRHSSFSRSFGGRSQAAALLAATVPEQKMVTLDVDVNNRSDRMEWCSCYYHGNFFLNTAFEIKLHWMAVTAAVLFEMVQGWHRKAASCGFLLIPALEFPFALTSSLYGDPLRAQHFISLNIHCLLKNGSDNLFEGFEPETYWDRMQFFQEAILYRFGFVHDKFSVSTFSFPSENKPQYIHITGTVFLQLPYFKRKHSSGQQRRRRNSTTSNNQGLFGGEECVGYYWAYNTMLTKSWRAGVLGDEKLADRLLRDFSDFCANKDNRLLNFWDSCQEKMNTSTP from the exons ATGAATATAG CTCTCCCCCACACTCCCCTGATTCCCAGCCCTCTCCTACTTCAAGTCAAAAACCTTAAAGAAGACCTTCAGAAAG AGACAATCAGTGTTGACCAGACTGTAGCACAAGCCTTCAAACTACGGGCTTACCAGGATGTCATTGTCAACGTTATCAATCCAAAG GATGTAACACTAGACCTGGTGGAACTGACGTTCAAAGATCAATACATTGGCAGAGGAGACATGTGGAGATTAAAAAAGTGTTTG GTAAGCACCTGTGCTTATGTGACACAGAAGGTGGAATTTGCAGGAATCAG AGCCCAGGCCAGTGAACTGTGGTTAAAGGGTGAAAAAGTGACCTGTGGGTACATCAGTGAGGACACCCGG GTGGTGTTTCGCTCCACATCTGCCATGGTTTACATCTTTATCCAGATGAGTAGTGAGATGTGGGACTTTGATATTTATG GTGATCTCTACTTTGAGAAAGCTGTGAATGGATTCCTCTCTGATCTTTTTGCCAAATGGAAG GAAAAGAATTGCAGCCATGAGGTGACAGTTGTTCTTTTCTCACGTACATTCTACAATGCCAAAACAGTTG ATGAATTTCCTGAAGTTCTCAGAGGGTCAATTAGGCAGGACCAGGAATGCCGTTTTTTTGAAGACTTTTACAG GGTTGTTGCTCAGAATGAGAGGCGTGATGAGTGGATGTCATTGCTGGTCTCTATAAAGAAGCTTTTTGTTAAGTATCCATTGCTGGTGCGGCTTGAAGAAACAG ATGGTGGCCCGGTTGGTTATAACTCTACTGCAGCTCAAGGAAACTATCTGGAAGCCATTAATCTTTCCTTCAATG TGTTTGACAAGCATTACATCAACCGTAACTTTGACCGCACTGGCCAGATGTCGGTGGTCATCACACCTGGGGTTGGAGTGTTTGAAGTTGACCGCCAGCTCATGATTCTTACCAAACAGCGTATGATTGATAATG GTATCGGGGTGGACTTGGTGTGTATGGGGGAACAGCCTCTACATGCAGTACCATTATTCAAG CTGCACAACAGGATGATGGGTGTGGACTCTCATGTAGGAGATGATTATCACCTTCCTCACTGGATCAACCACAG CTTCTATACCTCCAAAAGTCAAACCTCTTGTAGCTCCTTCACCCCTCGAATCACAGTGGCTGGACTCAAG CTCACTACAGAGAAGTTCAGATTCAACAAGGACCACA CTCTCTGTTCTCCAAAGGACACTGAAAGCAGTCTGCCTATACAGGTGGACTACGATGCCCATGATATCCAGGTGTTCAGATTACCTGGTCCATCACGATTTAAGAGGACTCCTAATTTTAG GTTAGGGCGAGACAAAGAGATAGGTGGAAGAAAAAGTTTGGGCTCCCTGGAAGTGACTGCATGCATAGGGGTATCCCCCCCTGTTCGGTTTGAAGGTCCTGAAGAGCATAAAAGTGTAACATCAAATGATAGTTTAGGCTCCGTGTCCAATGTGCTGCTCATTCCCCGTCTACCTTCAGCCCAGTATGAAGTTAGCAGTTCCTTGGGATACACGAGCACCAGAG AAATGTTAGAGAAGATGGAGTCACAGAGGGACTCCAGTGCACCAGGAAGATTTACAGTGGGGAGTGCTGAGTCCCCAAGGCACATCCGTCCTGGATGCTACACCCCCCAAAGAGCACTCATCAATCCTTTCACCCCATCAAGGATGCCTATGAAGCTAACCTCCAACCGCCGGCGTTGGATGCACACCTTCCCCATAG GTCCCTCTGGAGAGGCAATTCAAATCCATCATCAGATGAGACAGAACATGGCTGACCTGCAAGGCCAACAGACAAATCCTGCACATGGCTCAGCTGAGCTGTTGGAACTCGTCTGTCCTGAGGCCACTGGAAG AAAAACACTCTCAGGACAAGTGGGAGAAACTGGCCTTTATGTTGGGGGATTGATGGAAGAATTGACTGCAAATCCAGAGAGTAATGGTG GACTTCCAACCCACTGTGCCTCCTTATTTGATGACTGTCCCCTCAGCAGTGCTGACCCAA CCCTCCTGCTGTTTGCACCCTTGACAGTGCCCAGCTTTTGTTGTACAGTGGGGGTGGATTGGAAGTCTTTGACGACACCAGCTTGTCTGCCCCTCACCACGGACTATTTTCCAGATCGCCAAACCCTTCAGAATGATTATACTGAAGGCTGCTATGACCTGCTACCACACAGTGACCTGGACAG gCGGGAAGAAGAAGCAACTGTAAGAACAGCTTCCGAAGTGTTTGAGGAGTTTATCTGTCAGAGACTGATGCAGGGGTATCAAATCATTGTTCAGACTCATAACAGGAAGCCTCAGCCATCTGTGTCCACACCTCTTGGCAGCAGCCCTCTTTACTCCAGAG GCTTGGTTTCCCTGCGTCgagcagaagagaaggagaatgTTTATTGGCTCAGCATGGGCCGTACCTTCCATAAAGTTTGCCTCAAAGACAAAATAATCAGTGTAACTCGCTATTTGCCAAA GTACCCGTGTGAGACTGCTCAGATCCAGTACAGTTACAGCCTTTGTCCATCACACTCAGAGGGTCAATTTGTGTCCTGTTGGGTGGAGTTTGGTCATGAACGGCTGGAAGAATACAAGTGGAACTATCTGGACCAGTACATCTGCTCTGCTGGGTCTGAGGACTTTAG TTTGATAGACTCTCTAAAGTTTTGGAGGACTCGGTTCTTGCTTCTGCCTGCTGGGGGAGCAAGGCGAATGGCAGATGGTGAAGGGCACTGGGATATTTATGGAGAGGCAGTGGGTACTGCAATGGGCGGATCTGGGGACTGGGTCTTGCTGGACAACTTCATCCGCTTCCTGGAGGGCCTGAACCGCATTCGTCGCCGACATCGCTCGGACAGGATCATTAGA CAAAAGGGGACACCAATGAAAGGCCTGCAGGTTGCTGGTACTCTCCCTTCTTATTCTTCTGAACACATGGCTCCTCCTCAAGGCAAAAAGGGCACATCTGCATTATCAGTCTTACTGGAGATGGAGCAGAA GACACTGGATGAACAGCAGGGAACAAAGCCCTCAACAGCTGTTGCTGACCCCTCTGGTATTGCAACAAATCTCATGTATCTGGACAGTCCTCGCAAG GATGGTGGCTTCATTTTGGAATTTATTCGTAGCCCTCATTCTTCCAACACCTATCACTCTCAG TTGCCTGTTGAAGCCAGTGAAGTGGCGGACAGAGGACTCCAGCCAACAGTTGCACCTGGAGCAGCAGTCCAGCCTGTAGGAGAGCTTGCATCTTGTAGCAACACAGGAGACACCAG TGGAAATTCTGCAGTGCAGTCGCTTTCTTTGTCATCATCCCCAACACTCATGGAGATCCTGGAGGCTATAAAACATCCAAT GACAGGTGTACAACTCCTTCCAGAGCAAAGAGGCCTGCCTCTCAATTGCTTTTTTAGTGCGGAGGTGGTTCACTGGCTGATTAACAACGTGGAAGGGGTAACGACACAAGGCATAGCTGTAGATATCATGCAG AAAATGTTGGATGAAGGTTTGGTGGCCCATGCTTCTGGAGACATGATGCGTACCTTCATTTATGGATTCTACTGCTACAGGATTGTTGGAGAGAAGGATG gttcAAATTCCCAGCCTCCTTCCACAACAGCAGGGGGctggcctgcagcagctctggaggactTTGCCCTGTTCCAGGGAAAGTGGTTTGAGGTGGCCTTTGTGGTGGAAGAGCAGCTCCATTGCGATCTCCCAGTTTTTCTCCTGCCCTGGCTCCCCAGCAGGCCGTCCTCCTATGCAAGTAGGCATAGCTCATTCAGCCGCAGTTTTGGAGGACGCAGTCAGGCCGCTGCATTGCTAG CTGCCACTGTTCCAGAGCAGAAAATGGTCACTCTGGATGTGGATGTGAACAATCGCAGTGACCGGATGGAGTGGTGCAGCTGTTATTACCATGGCAACTTCTTCCTCAACACTGCCTTTGAGATCAAGCTTCACTGGATGGCTGTCACTGCTGCAGTACTCTTTGAGATG GTTCAGGGCTGGCACAGGAAAGCAGCATCATGTGGCTTCCTCTTGATCCCTGCACTGGAGTTTCCTTTTGCACTAACCTCCTCCCTGTATGGAGATCCCCTCAGAGCCCAGCACTTCATTTCTCTGAACATCCACTGCCTTCTAAAGAATGGCAGTGACAATCTGTTTGAAG GCTTTGAACCAGAGACCTACTGGGATAGGATGCAGTTCTTTCAGGAGGCCATACTTTACAG GTTTGGATTTGTGCATGACAAATTTTCAGTTTCAACCTTTAGTTTCCCTTCGGAGAATAAGCCCCAGTACATCCACATAACAG GTACCGTCTTCTTGCAGCTGCCATACTTCAAGAGGAAGCATTCAAGTGGGCAGCAACGTCGACGCCGGAACTCTACCACTTCTAACAACCAGGGGCTGTTTGGTGGGGAGGAGTGTGTTGGCTACTATTGGGCCTACAACACTATGCTGACCAAGTCCTGGAGGGCAGGCGTGCTCGGGGATGAGAAGCTCGCCGACCGCCTCCTCAGAGACTTCAGCGACTTCTGTGCCAACAAAGACAACAGACTGTTAAACTTCTGGGACAGCTGTCAGGAGAAAATGAACACCAGCACTCCCTGA